The following coding sequences are from one Triticum aestivum cultivar Chinese Spring chromosome 5A, IWGSC CS RefSeq v2.1, whole genome shotgun sequence window:
- the LOC123108207 gene encoding zinc finger protein ZAT12-like, which produces MGAGMKRGRKEEPTVSLALSLSPDSSTSSVTSADSGAGAQAKRKRGAVVATSGEGEFVCKTCGRAFPSFQALGGHRTSHLRGRHGLELGVGVARAIKERKRREEKQHECHICGLGFETGQALGGHMRRHREQMAPRGADDRGVALLPDQDVAGHHAAADQPPVLLELFV; this is translated from the coding sequence ATGGGAGCTGGGATGAAGCGCGGGAGGAAGGAGGAGCCAACCGTGTCGTTGGCGTTGTCGCTGAGCCCGGACTCCTCGACGTCTTCCGTAACGTCGGCCGATTCGGGTGCCGGTGCGCAGGCCAAGCGCAAGCGGGGTGCCGTGGTGGCGACGTCGGGTGAGGGGGAGTTCGTGTGCAAGACTTGCGGGCGGGCCTTCCCGTCGTTCCAGGCGTTGGGCGGGCACCGGACCAGCCACCTCCGCGGCCGCCACGGGCTGGAGCTCGGCGTCGGCGTCGCCAGAGCCATCAAGGAACGGAAAAGGCGTGAGGAGAAACAACACGAGTGCCACATCTGCGGACTCGGCTTCGAGACGGGCCAGGCGCTCGGGGGGCACATGAGGCGGCACCGTGAGCAGATGGCACCGCGCGGCGCCGACGATCGCGGGGTCGCGCTGCTGCCGGATCAGGATGTGGCGGGGCATCATGCCGCCGCCGACCAGCCCCCGGTCTTGCTCGAGCTGTTCGTCTAG
- the LOC123108208 gene encoding zinc finger protein ZAT12-like, with protein MGAGMKHAREEEPTVSLALSLSTDSASSDSGGGALAKRRKGAVVATSGEGEFVCKTCGRAFASFHALGGHRTSHLRGGHGLELGVGVARAIKERKKQRHECHICGLGFEMGQALGGHMRRHREEMALSGANDRRVAVLPDQEAGHQTSAADDQPPVLLELFV; from the coding sequence ATGGGAGCTGGGATGAAGCATGCGAGGGAGGAGGAGCCAACCGTGTCGCTAGCGCTGTCCCTCAGCACAGACTCGGCGTCTTCCGACTCGGGCGGCGGTGCGCTGGCCAAGCGCAGGAAGGGCGCCGTGGTGGCGACGTCGGGAGAGGGGGAGTTCGTGTGCAAGACATGCGGCCGGGCCTTCGCATCGTTCCACGCGCTGGGCGGGCACCGGACCAGCCATCTCCGCGGCGGCCACGGGCTGGAGCTCGGCGTCGGCGTCGCCAGGGCAATCAAGGAACGGAAGAAGCAGCGGCACGAATGCCACATCTGCGGGCTCGGGTTTGAGATGGGCCAGGCGCTGGGGGGACACATGAGGCGGCACCGCGAGGAGATGGCACTTAGCGGCGCAAACGACCGGAGGGTTGCGGTGCTGCCGGATCAGGAGGCGGGGCACCAGACCTCGGCCGCCGACGACCAGCCGCCGGTCTTGCTCGAGCTGTTTGTCTAG
- the LOC123108210 gene encoding zinc finger protein ZAT12-like — translation MGAGMKRTRNKEVLSLALALTTDSSTSSTTSADSAGSPAKKARRRERGAMVATSGEGEFVCNTCGRAFASFQALGGHRTSHLRGRHELELGVGIARAIRERRRRENKQHECSICGMGFETGQALGGHMRRHREEMALRGGGGDDDQWVWRSVALLPGQVVTGQQATANQPPVLLKLFV, via the coding sequence ATGGGAGCGGGGATGAAGCGCACGAGGAACAAGGAGGTATTGTCTCTGGCGCTGGCACTGACCACGGACTCATCAACGTCGTCCACAACGTCAGCGGACTCGGCCGGGTCACCGGCAAAGAAAGCACGGCGACGCGAGAGGGGCGCCATGGTGGCGACTTCGGGTGAGGGGGAGTTCGTGTGCAATACGTGCGGCCGTGCCTTCGCGTCCTTCCAGGCGCTCGGCGGGCACCGGACGAGCCACCTTCGGGGCCGCCACGAGCTGGAGCTCGGCGTCGGCATCGCCAGGGCCATCAGAGAACGGAGAAGACGGGAGAACAAGCAGCACGAGTGCAGTATCTGCGGCATGGGGTTCGAGACGGGCCAGGCGCTCGGGGGACACATGAGGCGTCACCGCGAGGAGATGGctctgcgcggcggcggcggcgacgacgaccagTGGGTGTGGCGCAGCGTCGCGCTACTGCCGGGTCAGGTGGTGACGGGGCAGCAGGCCACTGCCAACCAGCCGCCTGTCTTGCTCAAGCTGTTTGTCTAG